From Diaminobutyricibacter sp. McL0608, one genomic window encodes:
- a CDS encoding HNH endonuclease signature motif containing protein, producing MPSYPQFKCWSAPYIGGICLDGFMTDDRPSARDAGVRDAGARDAGARDAGAVIADLLRELVGDPTVLTEAELRLRLETAASLGRRIDAVKAALAAEAAARSRRVDGHSGWAAREGHRSAESLVRELCGSSYREAATLVRVGELMASPAGLGRIADGFRDGRIDMDAADGIVKALAPVAEQADAVAFVSAAKTLALESESLHADAVTRMAKAARDTLDRAGIAEREHRLRERRFLTIGPEIDGMRRLSGLLDPESAAIVVSAVDAVTAPRRGGPRFVDPEQQERARAIAEDERTHGQLALDSVVEMIRIAGEADPGRVFGTARPGVRVTISLDELRAEVSAAGGGSAHVESSAEPLSAATARRYLCDVGVLPIVFGGRSEILDVGRTERCFTRSQRVALAARDGGCRWPGCDRPPSWTEAHHIRPWSAGGRTDLADGILLCRHHHMLLHNNGWSVVRSRGRGEFDLIPPPDIDSLRRTRPMPTRRC from the coding sequence GTGCCGAGTTATCCACAGTTTAAGTGCTGGTCAGCGCCCTATATCGGTGGCATCTGTTTGGATGGATTCATGACGGATGACCGACCCAGTGCGCGAGACGCGGGGGTGCGCGACGCGGGTGCTCGGGATGCGGGGGCGCGCGATGCAGGGGCCGTGATCGCGGACCTGCTGCGCGAGCTGGTGGGTGATCCGACAGTTTTGACAGAGGCGGAGTTGCGTCTGCGACTCGAGACCGCCGCTTCGCTCGGGCGGCGTATCGACGCCGTGAAAGCGGCATTGGCCGCGGAGGCGGCGGCGCGGTCACGCAGGGTCGACGGCCACAGTGGGTGGGCGGCGCGCGAAGGGCACCGCAGCGCCGAGTCGCTTGTGCGCGAGCTCTGCGGTTCGAGTTACCGCGAGGCCGCGACGCTCGTGCGCGTCGGCGAGTTGATGGCCTCGCCTGCGGGTCTCGGGCGGATCGCAGATGGTTTCCGCGACGGCCGCATCGATATGGATGCGGCCGACGGAATCGTCAAGGCGCTCGCGCCGGTCGCCGAGCAGGCCGATGCGGTGGCATTCGTTTCGGCTGCCAAGACGCTTGCGCTCGAGTCCGAGTCATTGCATGCCGATGCTGTGACGCGCATGGCGAAAGCCGCCCGCGACACGCTCGACCGGGCAGGCATCGCGGAGCGCGAGCATCGCCTGCGAGAGAGGCGGTTCCTGACCATCGGTCCCGAGATCGATGGAATGCGGCGACTGTCGGGTCTTCTCGATCCAGAGTCCGCGGCGATCGTCGTCTCGGCGGTCGACGCGGTGACGGCGCCACGTCGTGGGGGCCCGAGATTCGTCGACCCGGAGCAGCAGGAAAGGGCTCGGGCAATCGCCGAGGACGAGCGGACCCACGGCCAGCTCGCTCTCGACTCCGTCGTCGAGATGATCCGCATCGCCGGTGAGGCGGACCCGGGTCGCGTCTTCGGCACTGCGCGGCCGGGCGTCCGGGTCACGATTTCCCTGGACGAGCTGCGCGCCGAGGTGTCGGCTGCCGGCGGCGGTTCAGCGCACGTCGAGTCATCGGCTGAGCCGCTGAGCGCGGCGACAGCGCGACGCTACCTCTGCGACGTGGGCGTGCTGCCGATCGTGTTCGGCGGCCGCAGCGAGATTCTCGACGTCGGCCGCACCGAGCGCTGCTTCACACGATCCCAGCGGGTCGCGCTCGCGGCTCGCGATGGCGGATGCCGCTGGCCGGGCTGCGATCGCCCGCCATCGTGGACGGAAGCTCATCACATCCGGCCCTGGTCCGCCGGAGGCCGCACAGATCTCGCCGACGGCATCCTGCTGTGCCGACACCACCACATGTTGTTGCACAACAACGGCTGGTCGGTGGTGAGGAGCCGCGGCCGGGGCGAGTTCGACCTCATCCCGCCGCCCGACATCGACTCCCTGCGGCGAACCCGCCCGATGCCGACGCGACGATGCTAG
- a CDS encoding low temperature requirement protein A — protein sequence MTTPTEPARGRRFPGIRTRMSGRSADEAHRASSPLELLFDLTFVVAVAQVASQLAHRIEGGDAASGIGPYLMVFFAIWWAWMNFTWFASAYDTDDVPYRLLTLVQMGGVLVLAAGVPSAFADGNFTAITIGYLIMRIGLVSQWVRAAIEHPEGRVTALRYAIGISVVQVGWLSRLAFPPEWGVWSFLVLAAADLSVPLWAERTGKTSWHPHHIAERYGLFTIIVLGESVASATIGVQQGLDHSGLTVPLVTIAASGLILLFALWWLYFLEPAGDGLEAHRRLSYFWGYGHYFVFASLAAVGAGLEVAVERGAGGIETPDAVVEYAIAIPVAVFLVMLWVLHARLVVQLVIRPVAIVVAAGLVLLLPLASPAIGLEGTVVGIAVVAAALTGVTIVDRAYAASREPTPEES from the coding sequence ATGACGACGCCAACCGAGCCCGCGCGCGGCCGGCGGTTCCCGGGCATCCGCACGCGCATGTCCGGTCGCTCCGCAGACGAGGCCCATCGCGCCTCGAGCCCGCTCGAACTGTTGTTCGACCTGACGTTCGTCGTCGCGGTCGCCCAGGTCGCGTCCCAGCTCGCCCACCGCATCGAGGGCGGAGATGCCGCCAGCGGCATCGGCCCCTACCTCATGGTGTTCTTCGCCATCTGGTGGGCGTGGATGAACTTCACCTGGTTCGCGTCGGCCTACGACACCGACGATGTGCCGTACCGGCTGCTGACGCTGGTGCAGATGGGGGGCGTGCTGGTGCTCGCGGCGGGCGTCCCGAGTGCGTTCGCCGACGGGAACTTCACCGCGATCACCATCGGCTACCTCATCATGCGCATCGGACTGGTGAGCCAGTGGGTGCGCGCGGCGATCGAGCATCCAGAAGGACGCGTGACCGCGCTGCGGTATGCGATCGGGATCTCGGTCGTGCAGGTCGGCTGGCTCTCGCGTCTCGCCTTCCCACCCGAGTGGGGAGTCTGGAGCTTCCTCGTTCTCGCGGCCGCCGACCTGTCCGTCCCGCTCTGGGCGGAGCGCACCGGCAAGACTTCGTGGCATCCGCACCACATCGCCGAGCGTTACGGACTGTTCACGATCATCGTGCTCGGAGAGTCCGTCGCCTCAGCGACGATCGGGGTACAGCAGGGCCTCGACCACAGCGGGCTGACGGTGCCGCTCGTGACGATCGCAGCATCCGGACTCATCCTGCTGTTCGCGCTGTGGTGGCTGTACTTCCTCGAGCCCGCCGGCGACGGACTCGAAGCGCACCGCAGGCTGTCTTATTTCTGGGGTTACGGTCACTACTTCGTGTTCGCGTCGCTCGCAGCCGTCGGGGCGGGCCTCGAGGTCGCGGTCGAACGGGGCGCCGGCGGGATTGAAACGCCGGATGCGGTGGTCGAGTACGCGATCGCGATCCCCGTCGCCGTCTTCCTCGTGATGCTGTGGGTGCTTCACGCCCGACTGGTGGTCCAGCTGGTGATCCGCCCTGTCGCCATCGTCGTCGCCGCAGGACTCGTGCTCCTCCTCCCCCTTGCATCCCCGGCAATCGGGCTCGAGGGCACCGTGGTCGGCATCGCAGTGGTTGCGGCCGCCCTCACCGGCGTGACTATCGTGGATCGAGCGTACGCAGCGTCACGTGAACCGACACCGGAA